One Clostridia bacterium genomic window, TCCGACTTTTTCGGGAGCGTGGCGTCGACGGCATGATCATCGCCTCCAGCCGGGACGCCTCGGCCCTGGCGCGAGCCGTCGGCCCCGTCCCCGCGGTGCTCATCGACCGGCGCGTGCCCAACTGGGACGTCGACTGCGTCGTCACCGACAACCGTCGCGGGATCGAGGCGGCGGTGCAGCATCTCTCCGGCCTCGGTCACCGCCGGTTCGTGCACCTCGGGGGCCCGGACGGCGTCGAATCCGCGTCCGCACGCGCGCAGGCCTTTCTTGAGGCCTGCCGGCGCATGGGCGCCCAGGTGGTCGACGTGTCTCGAGGGCCGTTCACCGCCGAGAGCGGGTACGAGCGCGGGCGCGAGCTCTTGCGGAGCGGCCGGCGGTTCACCGCGGTGGTGGCGGCGAACGACCTGATCGCCTGCGGGTTCCTCCAGGCGGCCTTCGAGGAGGGGCGCGCCGTTCCGGGCGACGTGTCCGTGGTGGGGTTCGACGACGTGCTCGTCGCGCGGCTGGCCAACCCCTCGCTCACGACGATCCGCCAACCCACGTACCGAGCCGGCCTGTTGGCGGTGGAGCGGCTGGCGGCCCGCATCGACCATCCTGACGACGCGGTCCACGCCGACATCCTGGAGCCGGAACT contains:
- a CDS encoding LacI family DNA-binding transcriptional regulator; protein product: MATLRDVAAKAGVGIATVSRALNGSGPVSEAVRRRVLDAAAAVGYVPNGVARGLVTGVTRTIALILPDITNPYFPSLARAVEDAARVRGYAVVLGNSDNDPDQEAAYVRLFRERGVDGMIIASSRDASALARAVGPVPAVLIDRRVPNWDVDCVVTDNRRGIEAAVQHLSGLGHRRFVHLGGPDGVESASARAQAFLEACRRMGAQVVDVSRGPFTAESGYERGRELLRSGRRFTAVVAANDLIACGFLQAAFEEGRAVPGDVSVVGFDDVLVARLANPSLTTIRQPTYRAGLLAVERLAARIDHPDDAVHADILEPELVVRRSTGPAREED